One Paenisporosarcina sp. FSL H8-0542 genomic region harbors:
- a CDS encoding penicillin-binding protein 2 gives MRKTSKKRAASAKAKHLANVAFRMNILFFSIFLLFSILILRLGYLQIVKGEDFVRELKRTEEVPVNTSVPRGRIYDSAGRILVDNEPKNAITYTKLQTTKQEEMLTIAEQLAKLIEKETDSVTLRDKQDYWIQLHKEEAYEKVSKKEENKLLADETLSSADLQKQIDKLVRERITEKELATITDQQLEVLAIYREMASGYALSPQIIKSENVTPEEFARVSERLTEMVGVNTTTDWVRVPKSPLAILGRTTSPKEGIPRSQLDYYISRDYTRNDRVGRSYIEQQYEDILQGQKTVVKNITDGKGTVTETETVFEGQPGKDLVLTIDSEFQAKVESLVETKILELKKKNGSNLLDRAFVVVMDPYTGEVISMVGKQLGKDENGKQVVNDYAYGTFTTSYEIGSVIKPATILTGYDQGVLEMGEVLVDEPIRIKGTKPKSSIFNRSSRIPMNDLQALERSSNVYMFKIGFRLANAIYRPDQPINIDEAAFGTLRNSYAQFGLGVPTGIDLPGEATGFKGEELKAGKLLDLTIGQFDTYTPLQMAQYVSTIANGGSRIQPHVVKEIRNPSSDGITMGSLVTEIGPTVMNRIHNTQSQIEHIKKGMNRVYYGDHGSARSYFGDAPFQAAGKTGTAQVVYYGPKKDYWGDNTINSTHIGFAPFDNPEIAYAVMIPWAPYHNGVYESTGTILAREVVDAYFAIQKENGKTVENESSTLKTIKPAFTDTKIEEDTEKSVE, from the coding sequence GTGCGCAAAACATCAAAAAAGAGAGCGGCAAGTGCAAAGGCAAAACACCTCGCAAATGTCGCATTTCGAATGAATATCCTCTTTTTCTCCATCTTTTTGTTATTCTCTATCCTCATTTTACGCCTCGGATATTTACAGATTGTCAAAGGAGAAGATTTCGTCCGTGAACTGAAAAGAACGGAAGAGGTACCTGTTAATACAAGTGTTCCAAGAGGAAGAATATATGATAGTGCAGGGCGTATTTTAGTAGATAATGAACCTAAAAATGCAATTACGTATACTAAATTGCAAACGACCAAACAAGAGGAAATGTTAACTATTGCTGAACAGTTGGCAAAGTTAATCGAGAAAGAGACAGACAGTGTGACCTTGCGGGATAAACAGGATTATTGGATTCAACTACATAAAGAAGAAGCTTATGAAAAAGTATCCAAGAAAGAAGAAAACAAATTGTTGGCGGACGAAACACTTTCGTCAGCGGATTTGCAGAAACAAATCGACAAATTGGTAAGAGAGCGGATTACAGAAAAAGAACTTGCCACTATAACTGATCAGCAACTTGAAGTTCTGGCTATATATCGCGAAATGGCATCGGGGTATGCATTATCACCACAAATCATTAAAAGTGAAAATGTGACACCTGAAGAATTTGCACGTGTTTCTGAGCGATTGACAGAAATGGTAGGAGTCAATACCACGACCGATTGGGTTCGAGTTCCTAAATCACCACTTGCTATTTTAGGTCGTACCACATCCCCGAAAGAAGGGATTCCAAGGTCCCAACTGGACTATTACATCTCGCGTGATTACACGAGAAATGACCGGGTAGGTCGCAGTTATATTGAACAGCAGTATGAAGATATCCTACAAGGTCAGAAAACCGTTGTGAAAAATATTACTGACGGAAAAGGTACAGTAACCGAAACGGAAACAGTCTTTGAAGGTCAACCTGGAAAAGATCTAGTGTTAACAATCGATAGCGAGTTTCAAGCGAAAGTTGAAAGTTTAGTAGAAACGAAAATCTTGGAACTGAAAAAGAAAAATGGTTCAAACTTATTGGACCGTGCCTTTGTTGTTGTAATGGATCCTTATACAGGTGAAGTAATATCAATGGTAGGAAAACAACTTGGGAAAGATGAGAACGGTAAACAGGTAGTCAATGATTATGCATATGGAACGTTCACTACTTCCTATGAAATAGGCTCAGTCATTAAACCGGCAACAATTCTCACCGGTTACGACCAAGGTGTTCTTGAAATGGGCGAAGTTCTGGTGGATGAACCGATTAGAATTAAAGGTACAAAGCCGAAAAGTTCGATTTTCAATCGTTCTTCAAGAATTCCCATGAATGACCTGCAGGCACTTGAAAGGTCTTCGAACGTTTATATGTTTAAAATTGGTTTCCGTTTAGCCAATGCCATTTATCGACCTGATCAACCCATCAATATTGATGAGGCTGCATTTGGTACGCTACGTAATTCCTATGCACAATTCGGCTTAGGTGTTCCAACAGGGATTGACTTACCTGGCGAAGCTACCGGTTTTAAGGGGGAAGAATTGAAGGCAGGGAAACTGCTGGATTTAACGATCGGTCAATTTGATACTTATACTCCTTTACAAATGGCGCAATATGTATCCACGATTGCCAACGGTGGAAGTCGTATTCAACCACATGTTGTGAAAGAAATCAGAAATCCTTCATCTGACGGCATAACGATGGGTTCACTTGTCACAGAAATAGGCCCGACCGTAATGAATCGTATTCACAATACGCAAAGTCAAATAGAACATATCAAAAAAGGGATGAACCGTGTTTACTACGGCGATCACGGCTCTGCGAGATCATATTTTGGGGATGCACCATTCCAGGCTGCCGGGAAAACCGGAACTGCCCAAGTAGTTTATTATGGGCCGAAAAAAGATTACTGGGGAGACAATACAATCAACTCCACACACATCGGTTTTGCACCATTTGATAATCCTGAAATCGCTTATGCCGTCATGATTCCATGGGCGCCATATCATAATGGCGTGTATGAAAGTACGGGAACGATTCTTGCCCGTGAAGTCGTCGATGCTTATTTTGCGATACAAAAAGAAAATGGGAAAACTGTAGAAAACGAATCATCAACACTGAAAACTATCAAACCAGCATTTACAGATACTAAAATAGAAGAAGATACCGAAAAATCAGTTGAATAA
- a CDS encoding PstS family phosphate ABC transporter substrate-binding protein, with protein MKNLKFVMMSTMIGSALLLGACGNGDKEGNGEATEQLSGSVSGDGSSTVAPITEALVEEYRLVQPDVKVTAGVSGTGGGFEKFIAGETDFSNASRPIKEEESAKLEEAGIDFTELEVAYDGLSIVVNKENDWAKDLTVEDLKKLWVEDGTTKKWSDINPEWPDEEVVFYSPGTDSGTFDYFNEVILEDADIVKSATLSEDDNVLVQGVKGDKNAIGFFGYAYYLANKDSMNVVTIDGVEPTNETIETGEYQPLSRPLFVYVKNSSVKDNEAVYDFMKYTIENSGDMAEAVGYVRSPEETYKEDLKALEALK; from the coding sequence ATGAAAAACTTGAAATTCGTTATGATGTCAACAATGATTGGCTCGGCACTTTTACTTGGTGCATGTGGTAATGGAGATAAAGAAGGAAACGGAGAAGCGACAGAACAACTGTCTGGCTCAGTTTCTGGTGATGGTTCATCTACAGTTGCTCCGATTACGGAAGCATTAGTTGAAGAATATCGACTTGTTCAACCAGACGTTAAAGTAACTGCTGGTGTATCTGGAACAGGTGGCGGTTTTGAAAAATTCATTGCCGGAGAAACTGATTTCTCAAATGCTTCACGTCCAATTAAAGAAGAAGAGTCGGCTAAGCTTGAAGAAGCCGGTATTGATTTTACTGAATTAGAAGTTGCATATGACGGTTTATCAATCGTTGTAAATAAAGAAAACGATTGGGCTAAAGATTTAACAGTAGAAGATCTTAAAAAATTATGGGTAGAAGATGGGACAACAAAAAAATGGTCTGATATTAATCCTGAATGGCCAGATGAAGAAGTTGTTTTCTACTCACCAGGAACTGATTCTGGTACATTTGACTACTTCAATGAAGTCATTCTTGAAGATGCAGATATCGTAAAATCAGCAACACTTTCTGAAGATGACAATGTCTTAGTACAAGGTGTAAAAGGAGACAAAAATGCAATTGGATTCTTTGGCTATGCTTACTACCTTGCTAATAAAGATTCAATGAACGTTGTAACTATTGATGGAGTTGAACCAACTAACGAAACAATCGAGACTGGTGAATATCAACCACTTTCACGTCCATTGTTTGTTTATGTTAAAAACTCTTCAGTAAAAGACAATGAAGCAGTATATGATTTCATGAAGTATACGATTGAAAATTCTGGGGATATGGCTGAAGCTGTCGGTTATGTAAGATCTCCTGAAGAAACTTATAAAGAAGATCTTAAAGCTTTAGAAGCACTAAAATAA
- the pstC gene encoding phosphate ABC transporter permease subunit PstC: MASNEQASKLSVQQMIAKQKGKKGKKWIEKSIPVILFIIASISVLTTFGIVFTLLFETFEFFKRVPFLDFIFGKEWLPFSNNEPLFGILPLVAGTLKVTLIAVVVAVPFGLASAVYLSEYASDNIRRVIKPVLEVLAGVPTIVYGFFALTFVTPLLQQFIPELKIFNAISPGIVVGIMILPMIASLSEDAMSSVPNSIREGALALGATKLEVAIKVVLPAALSGIMASIVLAVSRAIGETMIVSLAGGSTPRFDLDMTDSIQTMTAYIVQVSTGDAGYGTTIYYSIYAVGFTLFLFTLLMNWLAHAISKRFREEY; encoded by the coding sequence ATGGCTTCAAATGAACAAGCTTCCAAATTATCTGTCCAACAGATGATTGCAAAGCAAAAAGGTAAGAAAGGGAAAAAGTGGATAGAAAAATCAATTCCAGTTATTCTTTTCATAATTGCCTCAATTTCAGTATTAACTACGTTTGGTATTGTATTCACTTTGCTTTTTGAAACGTTTGAGTTCTTTAAGCGCGTTCCTTTCCTTGATTTTATTTTCGGTAAAGAATGGTTGCCTTTCTCAAATAACGAACCACTCTTTGGAATTTTGCCGTTAGTTGCGGGGACTCTTAAAGTCACACTGATCGCTGTCGTGGTTGCGGTGCCATTCGGCTTAGCATCAGCTGTTTATTTAAGTGAATATGCAAGTGACAATATACGTCGGGTAATCAAGCCAGTTCTTGAAGTATTGGCAGGAGTTCCTACAATTGTTTATGGTTTTTTTGCTTTAACTTTCGTCACACCTTTACTGCAACAATTTATACCTGAACTGAAGATTTTTAATGCAATAAGTCCTGGTATTGTAGTGGGAATTATGATTTTGCCCATGATTGCATCTCTTTCAGAAGACGCCATGTCTTCAGTACCGAACTCTATTCGTGAAGGGGCGTTAGCCCTGGGAGCAACAAAACTTGAAGTGGCTATCAAAGTTGTATTACCTGCAGCCTTATCAGGTATTATGGCTTCAATCGTTCTTGCTGTGTCACGTGCTATCGGAGAAACTATGATTGTTTCTTTGGCAGGAGGGTCAACACCAAGATTCGATTTGGATATGACAGACTCGATTCAAACAATGACTGCTTATATTGTACAAGTTTCAACCGGTGATGCTGGATATGGAACGACCATCTATTATTCGATTTACGCAGTCGGATTTACTTTATTCCTCTTCACTCTTCTCATGAACTGGTTAGCTCATGCGATTTCAAAACGCTTTAGGGAGGAATATTAA